In Mucilaginibacter sp. KACC 22063, the genomic stretch ATTTGGGGTTTGCACCTATCTTGGCGAACGCTTTAATATCTCTATAGCCAAAATCAGGCTATTTTTTATTTACTCATCATTTCTGGCAGTAGGTTTTCCGCTGGTATTTTATTTTTTTGCAGGAATTGTGCTTGATATCCGCAACTATGTAAAGCGTATCCATTCAAGGATAACCGATCTTTAATAAAAAGCCAGCGTTAAATCCCGGCTTTGAATTTTCTATTTTAAAGGTTTCCGCACTTAAGAAACAGAAGGCAATTATATCCGATTATCCCAGGGTTATCAAAAACTAAGTGATTAACTGGCAGGCCTTAAATAGTTAAACCTGGTCGTCGTACTCTATTTTTACTTGAACAGATTTATCGTCGTGTACCTTGGCAAACTGGCGGGGGTTACGTGTAAAATCAGGATCGGTATCCAGGTAAATGTTGGTTACGTTTATTATCTGGGGCTTTGCTTCAGTGCCGATGTTGTATATGCAAGACTGGTCGTTATCAAGTTTGCTTTTTATCTCCTGATATTCTCTGCCGGTAAGCATTACCATTTTTTCAGCTTTCATGAATCGTAATTTATATGTTTACAACGCGCAATGTAAGGTTTTGATTTTAAGATCAGCTTAATATATCGGCTATTTCTTTAAACCCTTTTTCGCGTGCAAGGTCGGCAGGTAATTTGCCGCCTTCCATGCGTGCATCAACCGATGCGCCATTTTCCAGTAATAAGATAAGGATGTCAAGGTTGCCATTCTGAGCGGCTGCGTGTAGGGGCGTACTGCCAGCCTGTTGCACCACATTTACATTGGCGCCGTTTTCAATCAATAGCTTTGTAATAGCCGTAAAGTTGCCAGCCACTGCCGAATGTATGGGTGCAACCCGGAAATTGTTATCGGCAGGCAGGTTGACATCAGCTCCCTTTAAAATTAAATACTTAGCTACTTCCAAATGCCCAAAATAACAGGCCAAGCCAAGCGGGGTAAAGCCATCAGGCGCATAATCATTTATAGAATCAGGCTGCGACTGCACCAGGTAAGCCACCGCATCAAACTTACCCGCAGCGGACGCTTCGAACAAATTAATTTCGCTTAAATGTTCGAGTATAAGCGAAACAATCTGCGGCTTTTTAAAGTAGCAGGCCAGCATAAGCGGCGATACATTGTAACTGGTATTGGCAGTAGCCAGCGATGGGTTGGCTGTAAACAGCCTTTTTAATCCCATAATATCTGCCGAACCAATATATGCTTCCAATTGTTCTACGCTCATAAATCAATATTACAAATATTTTAAAAAATATTACGAATGGCGCTTTTATCTATTAACTTTATATTTGCGTTTTTAACTGTCGATACGGATGCCGCCAAAAGGAAATCAGTTTAAATCTTCTAATAGTTTCAGGGACGAAAATAAGCCACGCCAGGGTAACGGACCTGCCAAAAACGGACGTGAAAAGACAGTTAAGTCGCGCATTGAAAAACTGCCTGATTTTAACCTTCACGATGGCCGTTTTGTAAAAATTGCCGGGTTATTTTGCCTGATACTCGCCATATTTTTCTTTATGGCTTTTACTGCCTATATGTTTACCTGGCAGCAGGACCAAAGCTATGTGTCGCGCGCTAATGGCGGCTGGCATAACCTTTTTAAAACCCAGCAGGAGCTTCTTGACAATGGCATTAAAGATCCTATTGTAGATAACTGGATGGGTAAACTTGGCGCTCTGCTTTCAGACCAGTTTATATACCAGTGGTTTGGTGTAGCCTCTTACCTGTTTGTATTTATATTTGTGGTAATAGGTTACCGCATGCTGTTTAAGGTAAGGTTGTTTTCTATACCTAAAACGCTTGCTTATTCTTTTTTCAGCATTGTATTTTTATCAATTGCTGTTGGTTTTATACATGGTTTAATATCTGACTATCCGCACTTTTTAGAAGGCGAATTTGGTTTTTGGACCAACCGTTTGCTTGATGCCCAGATAGGGCAGGCCGGTACAGGGTTTTTACTGGTGTTTGCAGCTTTAACCGTACTGATCATTGCTTATAACATCGACTTTAAATTGCCTGAACGTAAAACCAAAGGCGGGCTTATGCCATCTGTAGCCAATGGTATTGTACCAGAGCCGGTAGAATTGGAAGATGAGTTGATTTCAGAACCGGTGGAATGGCAAAAAACAAACCGGGCCAGGTTTGAACCTAT encodes the following:
- a CDS encoding ankyrin repeat domain-containing protein yields the protein MSVEQLEAYIGSADIMGLKRLFTANPSLATANTSYNVSPLMLACYFKKPQIVSLILEHLSEINLFEASAAGKFDAVAYLVQSQPDSINDYAPDGFTPLGLACYFGHLEVAKYLILKGADVNLPADNNFRVAPIHSAVAGNFTAITKLLIENGANVNVVQQAGSTPLHAAAQNGNLDILILLLENGASVDARMEGGKLPADLAREKGFKEIADILS
- a CDS encoding PspC domain-containing protein; protein product: MIQRILTFFERYSFGVCTYLGERFNISIAKIRLFFIYSSFLAVGFPLVFYFFAGIVLDIRNYVKRIHSRITDL